A region from the Anomaloglossus baeobatrachus isolate aAnoBae1 chromosome 11, aAnoBae1.hap1, whole genome shotgun sequence genome encodes:
- the FGF21 gene encoding fibroblast growth factor 21, with protein sequence MDIMKGQQIALKRGFVVKGLYLITLALSSLASPIRDNSPILGFADQVRLRHLYTDNEHTHLHLQITPEGKVSGTKEKNLYSLLEIKAVKPSILVIRALKTTRYLCMDSRHHLYGSMVYKEDDCNFREVPLPDGYNLYYSEKHPAALTLTPTRGGNQSGKQMVRFMPLESTIPLEALHAVDHAYDDQPGSHLDSEDPFYMIDKSNIFSPSLDS encoded by the exons ATGGACATAATGAAAGGACAACAAATTGCCTTAAAGCGAGGGTTTGTAGTGAAGGGGCTTTATCTAATTACATTGGCTCTTAGTTCACTAGCTAGTCCTATTAGAGACAACAGTCCTATTCTTGGCTTTGCAGACCAAGTACGACTAAGGCATCTCTATACAGATAATGAGCACACACATCTACATCTCCAGATCACCCCGGAAGGAAAAGTCAGTGGCACCAAGGAAAAGAacttatata GTTTGCTAGAAATCAAAGCTGTAAAGCCAAGTATTTTGGTGATTCGAGCCCTGAAAACCACACGCTATCTTTGTATGGACTCCAGACACCATTTGTATGGATCG ATGGTTTATAAAGAAGATGATTGTAACTTCCGTGAAGTGCCACTACCAGACGGATACAACCTGTATTATTCAGAAAAACATCCTGCTGCCCTCACCCTAACTCCAACCAGAGGGGGGAACCAGTCTGGCAAACAGATGGTCCGATTCATGCCACTGGAGAGCACTATTCCCTTGGAAGCATTGCATGCAGTAGATCATGCTTACGATGACCAGCCTGGAAGCCATTTAGACTCAGAAGATCCTTTTTATATGATAGACAAGTCCAACATCTTCAGTCCGAGCCTGGATTCATAG